The Arachis hypogaea cultivar Tifrunner chromosome 14, arahy.Tifrunner.gnm2.J5K5, whole genome shotgun sequence DNA window TGGCATGTGGCCAGATCTTTTCACAATTCTTGCAAAAGGCAATACTTGCCAATAGGGAGGGAATCACGCAGATGCTTGTCACATGAAATAAAACATAAGTCATCCGAATGGATCTTATGTAAGATAATACATTACCTTGTAGCTAACGGAAACGTGTACGGGCTCGTCACGTCCGGTGCCCAGAAAGGAAGCCTGAAGTACATCTAAGACATCAGCAATGTATGACATCCAGACATTCACTCGACGTTATAATCCATCGCTAGGCACATGGCTCTATACAACCAGCAGAGAACGGCACTGCCCCAGCTATATGTACTAATGGCGTCATAGTTGGCCAAGAGAGGAAGATAGCGAACATGAACCGTGTTGTTCACCTTGTAAGGAAGTAAAACGCCACCCAATAAATACATAATGTAACAACGTGCATACCGTACGACGGCGTCCTCTGGAGAGTCAAGAGGCATCTGTTGGAGTCTACTCCTGAGCCATTTCAATTTTATGTTATACTTCGTGGTCCCAACATGTCCATCAAGAACTTCACCAAGGAGTTCCTCACACCATTGCCAAATATCCTTCTGGTAGAACTTACTCCAAGACCTTAGAGTGCCGGTAACCGGCTCACCGTCAATTGGTAACACCAACTGCATAGCAACATCCTCCAGAGTAATAGTACACTCACCCCATGGCAGGTGGAATGTGTGGGTCTCAGGACGCCATCTTTCCACAAGAGCGCTAATCAATGGGTTGTCGTATTCAAAACGCCTTATCAAAGACGCATAATAGAATCCGGCTCTTCTTAGATACGGTTCAAGCATCTGCCTCCTAATCTCCATACTTGGATTTGCGTCATCCGTAGTAAAAACGTCAACTAGTGTGCCGTGCAGAGTCAACACACGTGCCGGCTGAAATAGAAAAGCATCAAAACACAATTATTCAATTTACAACAATTGTTATaatcatcaaattttttttattaattcataaaaaaaaaaaactcaccttCACATGTAAATGTGCAGAAATGTGAAATTCATCCAACCTATTAAGGTTTTCTTCCACATTAATTCCACTACTACtcatttttatgaattaaaaaaaaaatatttctccaccacaaaaaaaaaaaattgtccctACCCTAAACACAACAACACACTAAACCCCACTACTTCTCTCCAGTTTCCCACCCTACGAATTGGTCCCCTCCCCTTCACCCCCTTTTATATTGCCTCAGTCACAACAGTACAATAAATTGCCTCCCAAACTACCCACTGCATGCTCGTACGGAAACTGCCACTGCTGGGAGTTGCTGCCTTCACTGCCGCGTCAACATTTCGTGCCTGCCATAAGCGAAATTGCCCACTTCGTGTGTGCCTCCACTGAGCTCGCCAATTCGTGTGCGCCATACAAGACCTATACCATTTCGTGTGTGTCATAGGTGAGGTCTCCCACTGCTGCACAAGAAATGGCCTGTGTCAGACAGGATACTCCATTTCATGCTCACCATTCTTGACATGGTGCCTTTAACCATTTCGTGATTGACCCTTGTGATATGGCTGTGCGTATTTTAGGAGGAGCTTCAAATCGTGTGTATATTGGAAATTAAAGATTTTTCCATGCGCATTTCAGTAAAATAGCCTAGAGTTTAAATATGCaacaaattagaatttatttagttTAGTATCGAATAGGAGAAAAATATGTTTAAAGTTTTTGAGCGTTATCTTTTTGAATTTGATAACTTTTTTTACTCTAAATGCAGatgtaattttttatcttaaGCGCGTGTTTATCTGAAGAAGAAGTTGTAGCTTCTGACCTAAAACAAGGAGTTATAGTTTTAATTTGACAAATGTCAATCCAAATATACACTTAGTCTTTAGTCTGTCGAGTTAAGAGATACTGTAGAtagcacaataataataataataataataataataataataataataaatattatttatacactaaatacTCTTAATACtcctataaaaatataaaaattattaattaattatatatttaaactattttttattaacaaaataaaaaaatacgtaTTTTGTTGTTAGAAAATACTGGTGAATAAGAAAAACACTTTCTTTTCTCTGAATTCCTTTTCTACCTCATGAATTTTATCCTTTCTGTATCTTTAATTCCCTAATTTTAGTAAATTGTTCTTCTATACTGTTACAGTATCTCACTATCTTGTCTTTACTAATCTCTCCTAGAATGAAGGTCAATGAACATCTTACTATATATAAATTATACAATATTTGTTTTTTCATAAGAGAcgatattgtaaaaaaaaaaaaaggagattaAATTACGTGACAAATCAAAGacaatttaaaagaagaaaaagaaaatgagtttTTCTCTCCTTCTAATTTTGTTTTTTACCCCAAGCCAACAACATAATGCCATAGGAAAATGAATAATCCAAAGGTGGATGAGAAGGGAAGACATACATGCATCGCAGAGATggggatattttatttattgCAAGTTTGCTAACTCACCAATCTATGAACCTTATCTTGTGACCGTGGTTATACATCATCACCTCCACAATAATATAGTAGCATAAATTCCTTAACGAGACACATCATATTTTTGGCACTTGCATTTGAGCAGCTTCAGCTTCTTATTTATCTGTTTTACTTGAAGCAATTTTAGcatgttaaataattttttttttttggtgacagcatgttaaataattattattgtgaCATCAGTTTCAGATTTTTTTTGGCGAATCAGAGTTATATTTTAactgtaattaaaaatatttatactattaTCTAATTTCATATTAATATACTTTGGCAATAGTTTCATTATGACCAAAATACCTAGAagaaaaattcttttaaaaaatgtataaatgCACAACTAAATTGTGATCAATTCCACTATGTTACCAACAAAAATTCTACCAATTTTTGCCAACTcttgtttataattatgtttaatagaagtgtctttgtagatgtgtctaacaaaatttattttttacgaCGGTgtctaatagaagtgtctttataaatgTATTTCGTGAATGTGTCTCCTTAtgcatatatttaaaatataataattaattgttgTTGACAATAAATTGGCAGATAATATATTAGTACTCTATACTTTTTCAATTGTGATACCCAAATACATGTAGTAAATTAACACCAAACTACTAattaaaaagagagaagaaatgaTAAAAAATGAAAGTTGAGTTGTAtgaaagaacaaagaaaaaacaaaaggagTGTTGTTATAATGCTATTATTGTGTTTAaaatgatttattattattattactatatagTATATACACTGATACACACACGTTAAAATTTGCTGACATACTATCTCAATTATTAGGGTAGGGATGACACCAAGGTTGCTATTAAATACAAGAATTGCTTAGTTCTTCTTGCTTGactgataaattaaaaaatggatacttttattttttattttttaaaatcgtAGAAGATCTTGTAAGAGTAATCAGATATAATTACCCAGTTCCAAGGGTTAAAAAAATTCGATTACTGTCTGGGTTTTCTTTCTCAAGCTTTGCTGTGCCGAAAGCTACCCCCATTAAAATTTTAACCTTATCTTCTCACCTTATTGTAAAGATATTTTGTCAGAGCCTTGCTCTTTCAGCCTCATAGACCTACTCCAACTTTATtacattttattcttttatatctaatttatgATTTTAGTTTTGTATAAAGTCAGTGTAAGAGTCGCTCATCCACCAATTATATATGGTCATATAGTCAATAGTATTTAATCTTAGCTAGTTGCCAAGTTATTTAAAAGAATCATACATATAGTGGCATATaattagataaatataatttttgttattctaATAACACATTCAAATTAATttcctttaataaaaaaataacttttcatGAAgcttacattaaaaaaataaaataaaatacatacatcTTAAGAAGTAAGTAGTGTACTAAGATAACTTAGTGGGACAAATTTGAACCATACACTAAACTATCTTATCATACATCAAATTTGAAGCAATAGATTATCTTTGATAGCATCTTGTTCTCTATAACAATTTCTTCGAAGCTATCAAATGTCCATAAGACAATAACCAATCAAAACACAAATAATCACAAGAGTCagtaataaaacaaaattcataaGGGACAAATTTCAATTAAAGTGTTTATTTTGTAGTGTAGAACAAACATTACTAGTAAAATGCATTTCACTTTACATAGCAATTTGACAAAAGAAGAAACTTCCAAGTTGGAACATTAGTCCCCTAATTACATTATTGCCCTCCCTCATAGCTCAGGAAATTGTTAGTGTTACTTACCAAGAAAGAATTAGGCTTCATGGCTACGAAGAAGAAGGATTCAGATTTCTTAGCTTGGCTTTGACTGAATCTAGTTGCTCTGACCAACACAAATTCAGGGGAAAAATATGTTATTAGAATTGTTTGGTAATTGGCACCTTCAAACACGGGTATCTCCTAAGAATTACATAAAAACATGCGAGAAGAACATAGTCAAAGGTGAATAATTCTTACTTTGTTCCGTTGTTGTTGCTTTCTGGATGGTTGTGCGAAAATATAAGTTGCAATTTCTCTGATACACAGCCTGCAGCAAGAAAACAAAGCATGTCCTTTTAGACCTATTGGGTAATTATTTTAGAATAGAAATTGCCACGAAATATAGAAATATTAGAAGACACAAATATTTTTAGAGGCTTCCTTCATACATGTACGGATTTTGTATAGAATGACTAAATTTGTCGAGTAATGATTAGGAGGATGAGTTACCACTcccaattatttttcaaattcgtCACTCTTTTTTCAAAGGTAAAAACTCCAGTGCagttaacttcatgtgaagttgatagctgaaagtcagttaaataatttgatagattTAACTAAATTGTCATCAACTTAACTGCACATGAATTTTCACCATAAAGGACTAATTAAAATTGCAAAGAACCACTTTATCCTGCATCACTCCATGTTCTTTGGTCAGGGACAAAATCAGAGGTTTACTCTTAAATTAACCACCTAAGAATttgcaaatttgataaaaatgtGAACTAGTGCTACATTACATTTTTCAAGGGAATAAGAGGATAAATTCATAAAAGTAAGTCACAGAATAAACACATGAGTTGAATTCTCATTGCAACCAAACTAGTTTTCCTAACTCAAGAAATAACCCAATAGCAAGCTAGGTACATATTATCCAAAATTGTAAGTATTCTTATTCCAATTAATTTGTATAACTACACTTAGGTCCAGTACAGTTCCGATAGAAGCTAGAAAATAATTTATTGTTCCCATCAAACTCAAGAAAGTGGGAAGCATAAAAACCCTAATTGAATATCAAAACCCTAGAAGTAATGGAAAAAGAGTAAAAAGGGGGTAGTAAGGTAATTACGGAGGAAGAGGGAAGGTTGTTGAGCTCAGCAATGGCAACTTCGTGGCGCCT harbors:
- the LOC112742201 gene encoding protein MAIN-LIKE 1-like, with the protein product MSSSGINVEENLNRLDEFHISAHLHVKPARVLTLHGTLVDVFTTDDANPSMEIRRQMLEPYLRRAGFYYASLIRRFEYDNPLISALVERWRPETHTFHLPWGECTITLEDVAMQLVLPIDGEPVTGTLRSWSKFYQKDIWQWCEELLGEVLDGHVGTTKYNIKLKWLRSRLQQMPLDSPEDAVVRYARCYIMYLLGGVLLPYKVNNTVHVRYLPLLANYDAISTYSWGSAVLCWLYRAMCLAMDYNVE